The following proteins come from a genomic window of Candidatus Woesearchaeota archaeon:
- a CDS encoding helix-turn-helix domain-containing protein produces MIKKMYVNNSNKLSKSERFTIIQCWNNGWKTTRIALRFSVSRTTIYKIISRYKSDGVFGLQDHLPGKLRIPLNPNFYANVVNIREKTGWGACRIERYFKIKGFSVSHNKINQVIQYENLTRKKWAKKGNLNM; encoded by the coding sequence ATGATAAAGAAAATGTATGTTAATAATAGCAATAAACTGAGTAAATCTGAAAGATTTACGATTATCCAATGCTGGAACAATGGATGGAAAACAACCAGAATCGCTTTGCGATTCTCTGTTTCCAGAACTACAATCTACAAAATAATTAGTAGATACAAATCAGATGGAGTATTTGGCCTTCAAGACCACCTTCCGGGCAAATTGAGAATTCCATTAAATCCCAATTTCTATGCTAATGTGGTCAATATAAGAGAAAAAACCGGCTGGGGAGCTTGTAGAATCGAAAGATATTTCAAAATAAAAGGTTTTTCAGTAAGTCATAATAAGATTAATCAAGTTATCCAATACGAAAATCTAACTAGAAAAAAATGGGCAAAAAAAGGAAACCTAAATATGTAA
- a CDS encoding transposase, with protein sequence MGKKRKPKYVSYEADNINDQWHIDWSIDPMSKKKLLAIIDDKSRFIVYVGLFDEATAENSAVGLQKAINTYGAPKELISDNGLHFKKSHKNKVPCAPLKIVEEKYSVKHIFIRPYYPQSNGKIERWFGSYKGEFPLMNHPDVKDLHTWTHYYNFERIHQSLNYETPAHIYLGVNSI encoded by the coding sequence ATGGGCAAAAAAAGGAAACCTAAATATGTAAGCTATGAGGCAGATAACATTAATGACCAGTGGCATATTGATTGGAGTATTGATCCAATGTCCAAGAAAAAGTTGCTTGCAATTATAGATGATAAATCAAGATTTATCGTTTATGTAGGATTATTTGATGAAGCTACAGCAGAAAATTCTGCTGTAGGTTTGCAAAAAGCCATAAATACATATGGCGCGCCAAAGGAACTAATCAGCGATAATGGACTTCATTTCAAGAAATCACATAAAAATAAAGTACCCTGTGCACCATTAAAAATCGTCGAAGAAAAATATAGCGTAAAGCACATTTTTATTCGTCCATATTATCCACAAAGTAACGGTAAAATAGAGAGATGGTTTGGGTCATATAAAGGTGAATTTCCATTAATGAATCATCCAGATGTTAAGGATTTGCACACTTGGACACACTATTATAATTTTGAGAGAATACATCAATCTCTCAATTATGAGACACCCGCACATATATATTTAGGTGTAAACTCAATATAG
- a CDS encoding DNA-directed RNA polymerase: MRDFNKGGDRGGFQNRGGFQNRSFDGPREMHKATCSECGKECEVPFKPTEGKPVFCRECFQKKRPKRF; this comes from the coding sequence ATGAGAGATTTTAACAAAGGAGGAGACCGTGGTGGTTTCCAAAACAGAGGCGGCTTTCAAAATAGGAGTTTTGATGGTCCAAGAGAAATGCATAAAGCAACATGTTCAGAATGTGGTAAAGAGTGCGAAGTGCCTTTTAAACCTACTGAAGGAAAACCGGTTTTTTGCAGAGAATGTTTTCAAAAGAAAAGACCTAAAAGATTTTAA
- a CDS encoding sodium-dependent transporter: MKREHWSSTLAFIFVAAGSAVGLGNVWRFSYIVGQNGGGAFLIPYTLSVILVGIPIMLLELGIGRYYGGGIISSLAKIKQYRWLKYLGYVPVIIVFCILSYYAVIMGWTLAYTVFSLIGIEIIFTQFSAGYLPLLFLFIVIIIIMFILQKGIKNGIEKTCIVLMPLLFIFLFLLILKSVTLPNAMDGIKYFLTPDLSVLFNLNIWLIAIGQTLFSLSAGAAILITYGSYMSRKEEIVGSTVIVALTDTIFALMAGFAIFPMISSFNLDSTAGPELAFITLPKVFALLPFGNLFATLFFLILFFGALTSAISLLEVVITAISDEFGYSRNKLILSFGALTFLLGIPSALSYTSLAIYIFEMRFLDFMDTLFGTILLPVSALIIIIGFVWFNHKDKILAEINKGTSFKIGKYMFSLWKYVIPVVLIVLLVDLIVSIF; this comes from the coding sequence ATGAAACGTGAACATTGGTCATCAACATTAGCATTCATATTTGTAGCAGCAGGTTCAGCTGTTGGTTTAGGCAATGTTTGGAGATTTTCGTATATTGTTGGTCAAAACGGCGGCGGCGCTTTTTTGATACCTTATACATTATCTGTAATTTTAGTTGGAATTCCTATCATGTTATTAGAGTTGGGGATTGGTCGGTATTATGGTGGGGGTATAATCTCAAGTTTAGCCAAAATAAAACAATATAGATGGTTAAAATATCTTGGTTATGTACCTGTTATAATTGTTTTTTGCATATTAAGTTATTATGCCGTTATAATGGGCTGGACTTTAGCATATACTGTTTTTTCATTAATTGGTATTGAAATTATATTTACACAATTTTCAGCAGGATATTTACCGCTATTATTCTTGTTTATCGTGATTATTATTATTATGTTCATTCTTCAAAAAGGCATTAAAAATGGTATTGAAAAAACGTGTATAGTTTTGATGCCGCTATTGTTCATATTTTTATTTTTATTAATATTAAAAAGCGTTACATTGCCAAATGCAATGGATGGCATAAAATATTTTTTAACTCCTGATTTATCAGTTTTGTTTAATTTGAATATTTGGTTAATTGCAATTGGACAAACTTTATTTTCTTTATCTGCTGGCGCAGCTATTCTGATCACTTATGGTTCATACATGTCCCGGAAAGAAGAAATTGTGGGTTCAACAGTTATTGTTGCATTGACTGATACAATTTTTGCATTAATGGCTGGTTTTGCTATTTTTCCAATGATATCGTCATTCAATTTAGACTCTACTGCAGGTCCAGAACTTGCTTTTATTACATTACCTAAAGTCTTTGCATTGTTACCATTTGGTAATTTATTTGCAACTTTATTTTTTTTAATATTGTTTTTTGGTGCATTAACCTCAGCCATTTCATTATTGGAAGTAGTTATTACGGCAATTTCAGATGAATTTGGTTATTCAAGAAACAAATTAATTTTAAGTTTTGGTGCCTTAACTTTTTTATTAGGGATACCTTCTGCTTTAAGTTATACTAGTTTGGCCATTTATATATTTGAAATGCGTTTTTTAGATTTTATGGATACTTTATTTGGTACAATACTTTTACCAGTAAGCGCATTAATTATCATTATAGGTTTTGTGTGGTTTAATCATAAAGATAAAATATTGGCGGAAATAAATAAAGGTACATCGTTCAAGATAGGCAAATATATGTTCAGTCTTTGGAAATATGTGATTCCAGTTGTTCTTATTGTTCTGCTGGTTGACTTGATTGTGTCTATTTTTTGA
- a CDS encoding glycosyltransferase family 2 protein, translated as MVKLIVMIPAFNEEGVIANVIRNIPRNVSSIKSVEVLVMDDKSTDNTVKVSKNAGADYVITNEVNQGLGQNFKKGINHALRLGADIIVNIDADGQFNSKDIPKLIQPILNKEADVVTCSRFIDPSIVKNMPFRRKIGNLLFANIINRITGRSLTDVSCGFRAYSREAALRLNLFGSFTYTHESIIDLTNKNMRISEIALPVVYFEERRSLISGNLISYGVRSLNIMIRATRDTQPLSFFGRPALLLLFIGLIGIAFSFGYWLIYHATTPVRFLFQVSVFLAVFGISLGILALLADMLKTIKMNQEEMIYRMKKGEYGG; from the coding sequence ATGGTTAAATTAATTGTAATGATTCCGGCATTTAATGAAGAGGGCGTGATAGCTAACGTTATCAGAAATATTCCGCGAAATGTTAGTTCTATAAAATCGGTAGAAGTTCTTGTAATGGATGATAAATCTACTGATAATACTGTTAAAGTATCTAAAAATGCTGGGGCTGATTATGTAATAACCAATGAAGTCAATCAAGGACTTGGTCAGAATTTTAAAAAAGGCATTAATCACGCATTAAGGCTTGGTGCTGATATCATTGTTAATATTGATGCAGATGGTCAATTTAATTCTAAGGACATACCTAAACTGATTCAACCAATATTAAATAAAGAAGCTGATGTAGTTACTTGTTCAAGATTCATAGATCCATCAATTGTAAAGAATATGCCTTTTAGGCGAAAAATTGGCAATTTATTATTTGCTAATATTATTAATAGGATTACTGGGCGTTCTTTAACTGATGTTTCATGCGGATTTAGGGCATATTCACGTGAAGCTGCACTTAGATTAAACTTATTTGGCAGTTTTACATACACACATGAATCAATAATTGATTTAACTAATAAAAATATGAGGATTAGTGAAATTGCTTTGCCTGTTGTTTATTTTGAAGAACGCAGGTCACTTATATCTGGAAATTTAATTAGTTATGGAGTTAGAAGTTTGAACATTATGATTCGGGCTACAAGGGACACACAGCCTTTATCTTTCTTTGGACGTCCTGCTTTGTTATTATTATTTATTGGTTTAATAGGTATTGCTTTTTCATTTGGTTATTGGTTAATATATCATGCAACAACTCCTGTTCGTTTCCTGTTTCAGGTTTCTGTATTCTTAGCGGTCTTTGGAATTAGTCTTGGAATACTTGCTTTACTTGCAGATATGCTAAAGACGATTAAAATGAATCAGGAAGAGATGATTTATAGAATGAAAAAGGGAGAGTATGGGGGATGA